In Brienomyrus brachyistius isolate T26 chromosome 3, BBRACH_0.4, whole genome shotgun sequence, the following proteins share a genomic window:
- the LOC125738266 gene encoding GTPase KRas isoform X1, giving the protein MTEYKLVVVGAGGVGKSALTIQLIQNHFVDEYDPTIEDSYRKQVVIDGETCLLDILDTAGQEEYSAMRDQYMRTGEGFLCVFAINNTKSFEDIHNYREQIKRVKDSEDVPMVLVGNKCDLPSRTVDTKQAQDLARSYGIPFIETSAKTRQRVEDAFYTLVREIRQYRLTKLSKEEETPGCVKLKKCVVM; this is encoded by the exons ATGACTGAATACAAGCTAGTTGTGGTGGGAGCTGGAGGCGTGGGGAAGAGCGCCTTGACCATCCAACTCATCCAGAACCACTTCGTTGACGAGTATGACCCTACCATTGAG GACTCATACCGAAAGCAAGTAGTTATCGATGGGGAGACGTGTCTGTTGGACATCCTCGACACGGCGGGTCAAGAGGAGTACAGTGCAATGAGGGACCAGTACATGAGGACAGGGGAGGGATTCCTCTGTGTGTTCGCCATTAACAATACTAAGTCCTTTGAAGATATACACAATTATAG GGAACAGATCAAGCGAGTGAAGGACTCTGAAGATGTCCCGATGGTGCTGGTGGGGAACAAGTGTGATCTACCATCCCGGACAGTGGACACCAAGCAAGCGCAGGACCTGGCGAGAAGTTACGGCATCCCCTTCATAGAAACTTCCGCAAAGACGAGACAG AGAGTGGAGGATGCCTTTTATACCCTGGTACGGGAGATCAGGCAGTACCGGTTGACAAAACTCAGCAAGGAAGAAGAGACACCCGGCTGTGTGAAGCTTAAAAAATGTGTAGTAATGTGA
- the LOC125738266 gene encoding GTPase KRas isoform X2 encodes MTEYKLVVVGAGGVGKSALTIQLIQNHFVDEYDPTIEDSYRKQVVIDGETCLLDILDTAGQEEYSAMRDQYMRTGEGFLCVFAINNTKSFEDIHNYREQIKRVKDSEDVPMVLVGNKCDLPSRTVDTKQAQDLARSYGIPFIETSAKTRQGVDDAFYTLVREIRKHKEKMSKEGKKKKKKSRTKCIIM; translated from the exons ATGACTGAATACAAGCTAGTTGTGGTGGGAGCTGGAGGCGTGGGGAAGAGCGCCTTGACCATCCAACTCATCCAGAACCACTTCGTTGACGAGTATGACCCTACCATTGAG GACTCATACCGAAAGCAAGTAGTTATCGATGGGGAGACGTGTCTGTTGGACATCCTCGACACGGCGGGTCAAGAGGAGTACAGTGCAATGAGGGACCAGTACATGAGGACAGGGGAGGGATTCCTCTGTGTGTTCGCCATTAACAATACTAAGTCCTTTGAAGATATACACAATTATAG GGAACAGATCAAGCGAGTGAAGGACTCTGAAGATGTCCCGATGGTGCTGGTGGGGAACAAGTGTGATCTACCATCCCGGACAGTGGACACCAAGCAAGCGCAGGACCTGGCGAGAAGTTACGGCATCCCCTTCATAGAAACTTCCGCAAAGACGAGACAG GGTGTGGACGATGCCTTCTACACCTTAGTCCGAGAAATCCGAAAACACAAAGAGAAGATGAGCAAAGAggggaagaaaaagaaaaagaaatccaGGACAAAGTGTATAATTATGTGA